The following are from one region of the Jatrophihabitans sp. genome:
- a CDS encoding substrate-binding domain-containing protein, with the protein GKQTGNWDATTAGRVFNSFIQKNPDLGAVMVANDTMAGAVITNLTNLRLNGKVAVSGQDASPAGLQQILAGNQCFTIYKPSTGEAGPAVEAAARLANGEIPQTTQKIKDPKTGQDVPAILAEPVVITKENVADPINDGYTAKDQVCTGRFAALCQAAGVK; encoded by the coding sequence GGCAAGCAGACCGGCAACTGGGACGCCACCACCGCCGGCCGGGTGTTCAACTCCTTCATCCAGAAGAACCCCGACCTCGGCGCGGTGATGGTCGCCAACGACACCATGGCCGGCGCCGTGATCACCAACCTGACCAACCTGCGCCTCAACGGCAAGGTCGCGGTCTCCGGTCAGGACGCCTCTCCGGCCGGCCTGCAGCAGATCCTGGCGGGCAACCAGTGCTTCACCATCTACAAGCCGTCCACCGGTGAAGCCGGTCCGGCGGTCGAGGCGGCGGCCAGACTGGCCAACGGCGAGATCCCGCAGACCACCCAGAAGATCAAGGACCCCAAGACCGGTCAGGACGTCCCGGCCATCCTGGCCGAGCCGGTCGTGATCACCAAGGAGAACGTCGCCGACCCGATCAACGACGGCTACACCGCCAAGGACCAGGTGTGCACCGGCAGGTTCGCCGCCCTGTGCCAGGCGGCCGGCGTCAAGTAA
- a CDS encoding ATP-binding cassette domain-containing protein produces the protein MTTQNDPPLLQLRNVNKSFGPVQVLHDVSFEARAGEVVSLIGDNGAGKSTLVKCIGGTYTIDSGEYLFEGAPVHVRSPRDSAALGIEIVYQDLALCENLDIVQNMFLGRERKRGVTLDENSMEKAAAETLASLSVRTVKSVRQRVSSLSGGQRQTVAIAKSVLWNSKVVILDEPTAALGVAQTAQVLELVRRLADRGLAVVLISHNMLDVLEVSDRIAALYLGQLVAIVDRSSVNQTQLVELITTGRSDSVTGVAATSGATGVRA, from the coding sequence TTGACCACTCAGAACGACCCGCCGCTGCTACAGCTGCGCAACGTCAATAAGAGCTTCGGCCCGGTGCAGGTGCTGCACGACGTGAGCTTCGAAGCCCGAGCCGGTGAGGTGGTGTCGCTGATCGGTGACAACGGCGCCGGCAAGTCGACCCTGGTCAAGTGCATCGGCGGGACGTACACCATCGACTCCGGCGAGTACCTGTTCGAGGGCGCGCCGGTGCACGTCCGCTCGCCTCGTGACTCGGCCGCCCTCGGCATCGAGATCGTCTACCAGGACCTGGCGCTGTGCGAGAACCTCGACATCGTCCAGAACATGTTCCTGGGCCGCGAACGCAAACGCGGCGTCACCCTGGACGAGAACTCGATGGAGAAGGCGGCTGCCGAGACCCTGGCCTCGCTGTCCGTGCGCACGGTCAAGTCGGTCCGGCAGCGGGTGTCGAGCCTGTCCGGCGGCCAGCGTCAGACGGTGGCCATCGCCAAGTCGGTGCTGTGGAACTCCAAGGTCGTCATCCTCGACGAGCCGACCGCCGCCCTCGGCGTGGCCCAGACCGCCCAGGTGCTCGAACTGGTGCGCCGGCTGGCCGACCGCGGCCTGGCGGTCGTGCTGATCTCGCACAACATGCTCGACGTGCTGGAGGTCTCGGACCGGATCGCCGCGCTCTACCTCGGCCAACTGGTCGCCATCGTCGACCGCTCCTCTGTGAACCAGACCCAGCTCGTCGAGCTGATCACCACCGGACGATCCGACAGCGTCACCGGCGTCGCGGCAACCTCTGGCGCGACGGGAGTGCGGGCATGA
- a CDS encoding ABC transporter permease, protein MTTSDTSSATAAPPGPEEPSDPAGLAVLASTAPVGNGIGDYARNYVSRLRGGDMGSLPAITGLVVLVILFGILQPSFASLYNTAVLLTEGSGPIVIAMGLVFVLLLGEIDLSAGYAAGVCAAVMVRVMVGYNAPWPVSIGLALLTGIVIGVLIGLLRAKLRIPSFVVTLAFFLAFQGVALYILNNFKGQQGNVTVTDELVNGINNGQMPLWAGWLFAALCVLLYAGVKLSASLSRRRAGLSAEPTSVLALKIAGLAVLVFGMVYVLSKNRAIVKTSSIENVNGQLVRVPAPRLEGVPWVIPLVVTLLVIGTFVLTRTRYGRHVYAVGGNEEAARRAGVPVDRIRISVFVISSFMAAIGGILIASNVKSVSVDNYGGNTLLLAVGAAVIGGTSLFGGKGRIIDAIIGGMVVEVIYNGMADLVKGTNGSSVQYVVTGLVLMLAAAIDALSRRRAGAAGLG, encoded by the coding sequence ATGACCACCTCTGACACGTCCTCGGCGACCGCGGCCCCACCCGGGCCGGAGGAGCCGTCAGACCCGGCCGGCCTGGCCGTGCTGGCCTCGACCGCTCCGGTCGGCAACGGCATCGGCGACTACGCCCGCAACTACGTCTCCCGGCTGCGCGGCGGCGACATGGGCTCGTTGCCGGCCATCACCGGCCTGGTCGTGCTGGTCATCCTGTTCGGCATCCTGCAACCGTCCTTCGCCAGCCTCTACAACACCGCGGTGCTGCTCACCGAGGGCTCCGGGCCGATCGTCATCGCGATGGGCCTGGTGTTCGTGCTGCTGCTCGGCGAGATCGACCTGTCCGCCGGCTACGCCGCTGGCGTCTGCGCTGCGGTCATGGTCCGGGTGATGGTCGGCTACAACGCGCCATGGCCGGTCTCCATCGGGCTGGCGCTGCTCACCGGCATCGTGATCGGCGTGCTGATCGGGCTGCTGCGGGCCAAGCTGCGCATCCCGTCCTTCGTCGTCACGCTGGCCTTCTTCCTCGCCTTCCAGGGCGTGGCGCTCTACATCCTGAACAACTTCAAGGGCCAGCAGGGCAACGTCACCGTCACCGACGAACTGGTCAACGGCATCAACAACGGGCAGATGCCGTTGTGGGCCGGCTGGCTGTTCGCCGCGCTGTGCGTGCTGCTCTACGCCGGCGTCAAGCTCTCGGCCAGCCTCAGCCGGCGCCGTGCGGGGCTCTCGGCCGAGCCGACCTCGGTGCTGGCGCTCAAGATCGCGGGCCTGGCGGTGCTGGTCTTCGGCATGGTCTACGTGCTGAGCAAGAACCGGGCGATCGTCAAGACCTCCTCGATCGAGAACGTCAACGGCCAGCTGGTCCGGGTGCCTGCGCCCCGGCTGGAGGGCGTGCCGTGGGTGATCCCGCTGGTGGTGACGCTGCTGGTGATCGGCACCTTCGTGCTGACCCGGACCCGCTACGGCCGCCACGTCTACGCCGTCGGCGGCAACGAGGAGGCCGCCCGCCGGGCCGGCGTGCCGGTCGACCGGATCAGGATCTCGGTGTTCGTGATCAGCTCGTTCATGGCCGCCATCGGCGGCATCCTGATCGCCAGCAACGTCAAGTCGGTCAGCGTGGACAACTACGGCGGCAACACCCTGCTGCTGGCGGTCGGCGCGGCGGTGATCGGCGGCACCAGCCTGTTCGGCGGCAAGGGCCGGATCATCGACGCGATCATCGGCGGCATGGTGGTCGAGGTGATCTACAACGGCATGGCCGACCTGGTCAAGGGCACCAACGGCTCGTCGGTGCAGTACGTCGTGACCGGCCTGGTGCTGATGCTGGCCGCGGCGATCGACGCGCTCTCGCGCAGACGGGCCGGCGCGGCCGGCCTCGGCTGA
- a CDS encoding ROK family transcriptional regulator, whose amino-acid sequence MAAQRVAVRPEEIRRHNLSRLLRSIHQHGELTRADLTAAMGLNRSTIGALVADLVALGLVTEYVPSGGDRAGRPSHVVAPRPDGPYVLAVDVAVERIVTAAVGLGGTVLERRDTAIEGPDRRPQAVVGRIVSDAGWLADRLPGSQGPVGIGVSIPGTVRRQDGFVEHAPNLGWRAVPFAELLAAAMPARLDVQVGNDADLGAVAEHQRGAAIGYDHMVYLNGSVGVGSGIIAEGGQLHGVGGYAGEIGHMTINPDGPPCHCGSTGCIETYIGEHALLRAAGVPDRHGPRAVAAVFEAAAAGERRAADAVGTVALWLGRSLANVVNCFNPQAIVVGGSLAEVVRLDRATVEAELDRRAMAAARAGVQVLLPGLDQDSALIGAAELAFQSLLTSPDSLVGSFAAN is encoded by the coding sequence TTGGCCGCCCAGCGGGTCGCGGTTCGGCCGGAGGAGATCCGCCGCCACAACCTCAGCCGGCTGCTGCGCTCCATCCACCAGCACGGCGAGCTCACCCGCGCTGACCTGACCGCGGCGATGGGGCTCAACCGCAGCACCATCGGCGCCCTGGTCGCGGACCTGGTCGCGCTGGGGCTGGTCACCGAGTACGTGCCCTCTGGCGGTGACCGGGCCGGCCGGCCCTCGCACGTGGTGGCCCCGCGTCCGGACGGGCCCTACGTGCTGGCTGTCGACGTAGCGGTCGAGCGGATCGTGACGGCCGCGGTAGGGCTCGGGGGCACGGTGCTCGAACGTCGGGACACCGCTATCGAGGGACCGGACCGGCGACCCCAGGCCGTGGTCGGGCGCATCGTCTCCGACGCCGGCTGGCTGGCTGACCGGTTGCCCGGCTCGCAGGGCCCGGTCGGCATCGGAGTCAGCATCCCGGGCACCGTGCGCCGCCAGGACGGCTTCGTCGAGCACGCCCCGAACCTCGGCTGGCGAGCGGTGCCGTTCGCCGAGTTGCTGGCCGCCGCGATGCCGGCCCGGCTGGACGTGCAGGTCGGCAACGACGCCGACCTCGGAGCGGTCGCCGAGCATCAGCGCGGGGCGGCGATCGGCTATGACCACATGGTCTATCTCAACGGCAGCGTCGGCGTCGGCAGCGGCATCATCGCCGAGGGCGGCCAGTTGCACGGGGTCGGCGGTTACGCCGGCGAGATCGGCCACATGACCATCAACCCGGACGGCCCGCCGTGCCACTGCGGCAGCACCGGCTGCATCGAGACCTACATCGGCGAGCACGCCCTGCTTCGGGCGGCCGGGGTCCCCGACCGGCACGGACCCCGGGCCGTCGCCGCGGTGTTCGAGGCCGCGGCGGCCGGCGAGCGGCGGGCGGCCGACGCGGTGGGCACGGTGGCCCTGTGGCTCGGCCGCAGCCTGGCCAACGTGGTCAACTGCTTCAACCCGCAGGCGATCGTGGTGGGCGGCTCGCTGGCCGAGGTGGTCCGGCTGGACCGCGCGACCGTGGAGGCCGAGCTCGACCGGCGGGCGATGGCCGCGGCCCGGGCCGGCGTGCAGGTGCTGCTGCCGGGGCTGGACCAGGACTCGGCGCTGATCGGCGCCGCCGAGCTTGCGTTTCAGAGCCTGCTGACCTCGCCGGACTCGCTGGTGGGCTCGTTCGCCGCGAACTGA
- a CDS encoding type II toxin-antitoxin system RelE/ParE family toxin, whose product MSRDTPGYRTVLTAAALRSLQTVPPRVAEPLVAFVFGSLAQEPKRRGKPLQGELTGRWAARRGDYRIIYRLDDDAKAMYILKIARRADVYRSR is encoded by the coding sequence GTGAGCCGCGATACGCCGGGGTACCGGACGGTGCTCACCGCCGCCGCGCTGCGTAGTCTGCAAACGGTCCCGCCGCGGGTCGCCGAGCCGCTGGTGGCCTTCGTTTTCGGCAGCCTCGCCCAAGAACCGAAGCGTCGCGGGAAGCCCTTGCAGGGCGAGTTGACCGGACGATGGGCTGCCCGCCGCGGTGACTACCGCATCATCTATCGGCTCGACGATGACGCCAAGGCGATGTACATCCTTAAGATCGCCAGGCGGGCGGATGTGTACCGCTCGCGTTGA
- a CDS encoding type II toxin-antitoxin system Phd/YefM family antitoxin, which produces METTSLSDLKAHLSEYTERAEVEHEQFTITRNGRPAVVMVSAEEWESMQETLFWLSQPRILEDLAQAEEDVAAGLLYDETQVRQALNLPPRR; this is translated from the coding sequence ATGGAGACCACGTCACTGTCCGACCTGAAGGCGCACCTGTCGGAGTACACCGAGCGCGCCGAGGTGGAACACGAACAGTTCACCATCACGCGTAACGGCCGGCCCGCAGTGGTGATGGTGTCGGCCGAGGAGTGGGAGTCGATGCAGGAGACGCTGTTCTGGCTCTCTCAGCCGCGAATCCTTGAAGATCTGGCCCAGGCCGAAGAAGACGTCGCCGCAGGGCTACTCTACGACGAAACCCAGGTTCGCCAGGCGTTGAACCTGCCGCCGCGGCGGTGA